In Aspergillus chevalieri M1 DNA, chromosome 7, nearly complete sequence, the sequence ATTATCAACGAGTCATGACTTACCGTTCCACTGATGCAGATCCCCAACAGTCGGATCAGACGTTACCTTCCCATCACCCCAAGGACTCCCAGGATGATAGAAAGTACTCGAAGCCAGCTCCTTCACAACCTCCGGCAAGATCTTCTCGTAAATATACCGAGCCGGAAAATCCGTCTTCAGCCAATTCTCCGGATTTTTATCCTCGTAGTTGTATGTAAGTCCATTTTGCTCCTGAACTTGATAGTCCTCATTATTCCCGACATAAATGACTATTGATGGGTGGTGACGCAGCCTGCGGACGTTATAGGTTGCTTCCTTTCGGATTGAGTCGAGTAGCTCAGGCCAGGTTGGGTAGTTACCGCAGGCGAACATAAAGTCTTGCCAGACCATGACTCCGAGTTCGTCGCAGGCTGAGTAGAAGCTATCGTCTTCGTAGATTCCGCCGCCCCAGACTCTACAAGTATATCAGTAATAGGTTTCAAAAGGGGACAGATGCAAATGAACAAACCTAGTCATCACTTGACGACCAACAACCATCGACTCAACCCATTTTCGATACCGCTCTGGGGTAATATTCGTGAGAAGACTATCGGCGGGGATCCAACAAGAGCCTCCACAAAAGACGTCGACTCCGTTTAtttggaagaagaaagattTCCCATATTTGTCAGGTTGTTGGATGACTTTAGCCGTACGAATGCCGATTTTCTTCGAGACATGATGGACTTCGTTCTGTCCATCTGTCAATGATGCTGACAGTCCATAGAGTGTGGGATCGCCGTATCCGTGGGGCCACCATAGAGATGGGTTCTTGATATTAAACGTTACTTTGGCAGTATTGCCTTTGTCCACGGTAGTCTCCTCAGACGCAACTTCTCGTCCCTGTAGACTCAGTTTAAGCTTTGCCTTGTATGAACCGGCTGCACAGTCTACCTCAGCGAAAGCAGAAACAGTAGCCTCTTGATGATCCGCCGCTATCTGCACTTCCGTCCACAAATCCGCGATACGCGCAGTGTATACCTCAAGCCTCACATCCCTCCAGATACCTGCCGTCATCAAAACCGGACCCCAATCCCAGCCCCAGTGATACTGAGCCTTCCTGATACTCATCCTAGCCGGGTCTCCGTTGAACGAAGCCCACTTATGCTTGGGGTCCTGGCCACGGAGCTCTCGAGCTCGCAGCATGGCACAATCAAAATTAATTTCCAGGATATGCTCGCCATCTGTTTCCAAGGCTTTCGTGACATCGACCCGGTGGGCAAGGAACATATTGTTGCTTTCCAGGATAACATTTCCATCAAGCTTCACTTTGGCGAATGTGTCTAGGCCGTCGAAGGCTAGGATGATTCTTGAACCAGGGGCTGCTTCTGGTTTGTGGAAGACGTTCCGATATGTCCATGATTTCTCGTTTACCCATTTGGCGTTGAGTTCGTTGAGACCGATGAATGGGTCCTCGAGTCTGGCGGCTGGTCAGAATATATATCTTGGTGACGGGCTCGGTACATACTTGTTGTTGACTAGTAAATCCTGATGGACTACAGAGGGGACCGATGGAACTGGCATCCAAGCACCTTCGGACTCATCTGTGCTATCTTTGAAGCTCCATTCTTTGGATAGAGAGTGTTGAAAGAATCTTGACATTTTGCGGGGTTGTCCGGAGTTGAGACTGGATCGGATGATAGGAAATTCTCATGTAGCGAGAACGAAGTCCATCAATCCTATTGCAGTCAAGCATCGAACTTGTCACTTCATTGCAGCT encodes:
- a CDS encoding beta-mannosidase (CAZy:GH2;~COG:G;~EggNog:ENOG410PGNW;~InterPro:IPR006102,IPR017853,IPR036156,IPR008979, IPR013783,IPR041447;~PFAM:PF00703,PF17786;~go_function: GO:0004553 - hydrolase activity, hydrolyzing O-glycosyl compounds [Evidence IEA];~go_process: GO:0005975 - carbohydrate metabolic process [Evidence IEA]), producing MSRFFQHSLSKEWSFKDSTDESEGAWMPVPSVPSVVHQDLLVNNKLEDPFIGLNELNAKWVNEKSWTYRNVFHKPEAAPGSRIILAFDGLDTFAKVKLDGNVILESNNMFLAHRVDVTKALETDGEHILEINFDCAMLRARELRGQDPKHKWASFNGDPARMSIRKAQYHWGWDWGPVLMTAGIWRDVRLEVYTARIADLWTEVQIAADHQEATVSAFAEVDCAAGSYKAKLKLSLQGREVASEETTVDKGNTAKVTFNIKNPSLWWPHGYGDPTLYGLSASLTDGQNEVHHVSKKIGIRTAKVIQQPDKYGKSFFFQINGVDVFCGGSCWIPADSLLTNITPERYRKWVESMVVGRQVMTRVWGGGIYEDDSFYSACDELGVMVWQDFMFACGNYPTWPELLDSIRKEATYNVRRLRHHPSIVIYVGNNEDYQVQEQNGLTYNYEDKNPENWLKTDFPARYIYEKILPEVVKELASSTFYHPGSPWGDGKVTSDPTVGDLHQWNVWHGTQEKYQVYETLGGRFNSEFGMEAFPYLQTIESFIENEADKYPQSHVIDFHNKADGHERRIATYFVENVRTATDLETYIYLTQVIQAEAMMYGYRGWRRQWGDERRCGGALLWQMNDCWPGISWAIVDYYLRPKPAYYAVARVLRPLAIGVQREHHDWSVTHAEPPKTSKYSLWIASSLLKGVSGKVELRFVSVQTGLEIRERRLWDDVRIQANGTTDIIIADIIDHIVYPEAHVLAARLWVDNDIVARDVDWPQPFKYLDLSERGLDVKVSESESDDLQKLRVSTRKPVKCLVFEERDGVRVSDSAMDIVPGDEQIITVKGLRGDTLKYKYLGQ